One genomic segment of Stigmatopora argus isolate UIUO_Sarg chromosome 3, RoL_Sarg_1.0, whole genome shotgun sequence includes these proteins:
- the slc6a15 gene encoding sodium-dependent neutral amino acid transporter B(0)AT2, with protein sequence MPKNSKAVKRELDDDVTESARDLLSNEDACDDSFKKSSLIIGGHDGDGKPRNVEEGGSDGEEEEEEEERPAWNSKLQYILAQVGFSVGLGNVWRFPYLCQKNGGGAYLVPYLILLVLIGIPLFFLELAVGQRIRRGSIGVWNYISPRLGGIGFASCVVCFFVALYYNVIISWSLFYFSQSFQQPLPWHECPLVKSQNSTDVVPECKKSSATTYYWYREALDISDSISEGGGLNWKMTLCLLAAWSMVCLAMIKGIQSSGKVMYFSSLFPYVVLICFLVRSLLLEGSMDGIRHMFTPKLEKMLEAKVWREAATQVFFALGLGFGGVIAFSSYNKRNNNCHFDAVLVSFINFFTSVLATLVVFAVLGFKANIMNGRCVELNSNKILGLLANGSETNLIPNHINLSHKVSVDEYHEMIEHIKSVKKDNFFKLGLQSCRIEDELNKTVQGTGLAFIAFTEAMTHFPASPFWSVMFFLMLVNLGLGSMFGTIEGILTPLIDTFKVRKELLTVGCCVLAFFLGLLFVQRSGNYFVAMFDDYSATLPLLIVVILENLAIAWFYGIDKFFEDLKDMLGFTPYRFYYYMWKFITPILLLVLLGSSFVQLIMKPPEYSAWIQSEAKEQIVGFPPWGVAVCFSLVVLAVLPVPVVFALRYFNVMGDGGSGGISAVSYKKGIIINETLAPGEDDDASLLRAKTTPSEAPSPPPANGIYRKQSAGRSGPEADAAPNGRYGIGYLMADMPDVPESDL encoded by the exons ATGCCCAAAAACAGCAAGGCCGTCAAGAGAGAGCTTGACGACGATGTCACAGAGTCGGCACGGGACCTGCTTTCCAACGAGGATGCCTGTGATGATTCCTTCAAGAAGAGTTCGCTGATCATCGGCGGCCATGACGGCGACGGCAAGCCACGCAACGTGGAAGAGGGTGGCTCCGacggcgaggaggaggaggaggaggaggagcggccGGCCTGGAACAGCAAACTGCAGTACATCCTGGCTCAGGTGGGCTTCTCCGTGGGCCTCGGCAATGTCTGGAGATTCCCCTACCTCTGCCAAAAGAATGGAGGAG GTGCATACCTGGTGCCCTACTTGATCCTGCTGGTGTTGATTGGCATCCCGCTTTTCTTCTTGGAGCTGGCCGTGGGTCAGCGCATCCGCCGGGGCAGCATCGGCGTGTGGAACTACATCAGCCCTCGACTGGGGGGTATCGGCTTCGCTAGCTGCGTG GTGTGTTTCTTCGTGGCTCTCTACTACAATGTCATCATCAGTTGGAGTCTCTTCTATTTCTCACAGTCCTTTCAGCAACCGCTTCCTTGGCACGAGTGTCCACTCGTCAAAAGCCAGAACAGCACAG ATGTGGTACCTGAGTGCAAGAAAAGCTCAGCAACCACCTACTACTGGTACCGTGAAGCCCTGGACATCTCCGACAGCATCTCTGAAGGCGGAGGACTTAACTGGAAGATGACGCTGTGCCTCCTGGCTGCCTGGTCCATGGTCTGCCTGGCCATGATCAAGGGCATCCAGTCCTCTGGCAAG GTCATGTACTTCAGCTCGTTGTTCCCGTACGTGGTACTCATCTGCTTCCTGGTTCGCTCACTGCTCCTGGAGGGCTCCATGGATGGGATTCGCCACATGTTCACACCCAAG CTGGAGAAGATGCTGGAGGCCAAAGTGTGGCGCGAGGCGGCCACGCAGGTGTTCTTTGCGCTGGGCCTGGGCTTCGGCGGCGTCATCGCCTTCTCCAGCTACAACAAGCGCAACAACAACTGCCACTTTGATGCCGTGCTGGTGTCGTTCATCAACTTCTTCACGTCCGTGCTGGCCACCTTGGTGGTGTTCGCAGTGCTCGGCTTCAAGGCCAACATCATGAACGGCAGATGCGTGGAACT CAACAGCAACAAGATTTTGGGTCTGCTGGCAAATGGTTCTGAGACCAACCTGATCCCCAACCACATCAACCTCAGTCACAAAGTGAGCGTGGATGAATACCATGAGATGATTGAACACATCAAAAGCGTCAAGAAGGACAATTTTTTCAAACTCGGATTGCAATCTTGTAGAATTGAAGATGAACTCAATAAG ACGGTGCAAGGAACAGGCCTGGCCTTTATCGCCTTCACGGAGGCTATGACGCACTTCCCTGCGTCTCCCTTCTGGTCGGTGATGTTCTTCCTCATGCTGGTCAACTTGGGTCTCGGCAGCATGTTCGGCACCATCGAGGGCATCCTAACACCTCTCATCGACACCTTCAAAGTGCGCAAGGAGCTCTTGACCG TGGGCTGTTGCGTGCTGGCCTTTTTCCTCGGCCTGCTTTTTGTGCAGCGCTCGGGAAACTACTTTGTCGCCATGTTTGACGACTACTCGGCCACGCTGCCGTTGCTCATCGTGGTCATCCTGGAGAATCTGGCCATCGCGTGGTTCTACGGAATTGACAA GTTTTTCGAGGACCTTAAGGACATGCTGGGCTTCACGCCGTACCGCTTCTACTACTACATGTGGAAGTTCATTACGCCCATACTGCTGCTGGTGCTGCTGGGCAGCAGCTTCGTCCAGCTCATCATGAAGCCGCCCGAATACAGTGCCTGGATACAATCGGAG GCCAAGGAGCAGATCGTTGGCTTCCCTCCATGGGGCGTGGCGGTGTGCTTCTCCCTGGTGGTGTTGGCCGTGCTGCCCGTGCCAGTGGTCTTCGCGCTGCGCTACTTCAACGTGATGGGCGACGGCGGCTCCGGCGGCATCTCGGCCGTGTCCTACAAGAAGGGCATTATCATCAACGAGACCCTAGCGCCCGGTGAAGACGACGACGCCAGCCTCCTTCGCGCCAAAACCACACCCAGCGAGGCTCCATCGCCCCCGCCTGCCAATGGCATCTACCGCAAGCAGAGTGCTGGTCGCAGCGGTCCCGAGGCGGACGCCGCCCCCAACGGTCGCTACGGCATCGGCTACCTGATGGCCGACATGCCGGACGTGCCGGAGTCGGACTTGTAG